From a region of the Zingiber officinale cultivar Zhangliang chromosome 10B, Zo_v1.1, whole genome shotgun sequence genome:
- the LOC122029235 gene encoding uncharacterized protein LOC122029235, with amino-acid sequence MARWLRPYFLAHPITVLTNSTMDRALTHVEVAGQLIKWATELGEYDIQYQPRTVIKAQALADFLTEIHQINSEETWKIYVDGSATHKGSGVGILLISPQGDILQLAVRLNFRATNNEAEYEALLAGLQVARHVGAAQVIIHSDSQLVTQQVVDNFVVNCDKLQVYREAYEKMKEEFVEVTVTKIPKVDNEKADELAKMTSSLTTWVLDRSMAQTFLIAQIDLQNNKEATIDWRAPMISYLLQGTLPDDPEESRLVRKQAHAYVMIGDQLYKRSFSRPLLKCLDMEEADQALQEIHLGCCGSHVGGRTLSRRVLLAGYFWPTLQRDAQMLVNTCLSCQKYQNLMHRPTTLLKTSIVSCPFDQWGMDIVGPFPMAPSQKRFFLIAVDYFSKWVEVEALARITEGVVIQFLWKNILCRFGIHHKLVSDNDRQFQGQKIQVWCKEFGITQAFTSVAYPQSNGQTEVVNREIVRGLKVKLDHVGGDWVEELSSILWAYRTTPRESTSLTPFHLVYGNEAVVLIEVGVPSVRRILYDDENTERRLAELDLISEIREWTTARLEAYRQRMRQYYNRRVIPQFFGEGDLVWKQVSTNHLKGAKVSSGISLRIRL; translated from the coding sequence ATGGCTCGATGGTTAAGACCATATTTCCTGGCGCACCCTATCACGGTATTAACTAATAGCACCATGGACAGAGCTCTGACTCACGTGGAGGTAGCAGGCCAGCTTATCAAGTGGGCAACTGAGCTAGGAGAATACGATATACAGTACCAGCCACGCACAGTCATCAAAGCGCAGGCCTTGGCAGATTTTTTAACAGAGATTCATCAGATTAATTCTGAGGAAACTTGGAAAATCTACGTAGATGGGTCAGCAACTCACAAAGGAAGTGGGGTCGGGATTCTCTTGATTTCTCCTCAAGGAGATATATTGCAGTTGGCTGTTCGGCTTAATTTCAGAGCCACTAACAACGAGGCAGAATATGAGGCTTTGTTGGCAGGGTTGCAGGTAGCCCGGCATGTAGGGGCTGCCCAGGTAATCATTCACTCAGATTCCCAATTAGTAACTCAGCAAGTGGTCGATAACTTTGTGGTAAATTGTGATAAGTTACAAGTATATCGGGAAGCATATGAGAAGATGAAGGAAGAATTTGTGGAAGTTACAGTGACTAAGATCCCCAAGGTAGATAACGAGAAAGCGGATGAGTTGGCAAAGATGACCAGTTCCTTAACTACTTGGGTGTTGGACAGATCAATGGCACaaaccttccttatagctcagatagatttGCAGAATAATAAGGAAGCAACCATTGATTGGCGGGCACCCATGATCAGCTATCTTCTACAGGGTACCTTACCGGATGACCCAGAGGAATCACGGCTAGTCAGAAAACAAGCTCATGCCTATGTCATGATAGGCGATCAACTATACAAGAGGTCCTTTTCTAGACCATTACTTAAATGCCTGGATATGGAGGAGGCGGATCAAGCCTTACAAGAAATACATTTGGGATGCTGTGGTAGTCATGTGGGAGGTCGGACATTATCTCGTAGGGTACTCCTGgctggatatttctggcccactttACAAAGGGATGCTCAGATGTTGGTAAACACCTGCTTGTCATGCCAAAAATATCAGAATCTGATGCACAGACCAACTACGCTATTGAAGAcatctatagtctcgtgtccctttgatcagtggggcatggatattgtaggaCCATTTCCAATGGCCCCCAGTCAGAAGCGTTTCTTTTTGAtagcggtggattatttctccaagtgggtggaagtagAGGCCCTGGCCAGGATTACAGAAGGGGTTGTCATTCAGTTTTTATGGAAGAACATTCTATGCAGGTTCGGCATACACCATAAGCTGGTATCAGACAACGACAGACAATTTCAAGGCCAGAAAATCCAGGTCTGGTGTAAAGAGTTCGGCATAACCCAGGCTTTCACATCGGtcgcttatccccaaagcaacggacaGACTGAAGTAGTTAACCGGGAGATTGTCAGAGGGCTCAAGGTCAAGTTGGATCACGTAGGGGGCGATTGGGTGGAAGAACTATCGAGCATCCTATGGGCCTACCGTACAACGCCCAGGGAAAGCACATCCCTGACACCCTTTCATTTGGTATATGGTAACGAAGCAGTGGTACTTATAGAGGTTGGGGTGCCCTCTGTTAGAAGGATACTATATGACGATGAAAATACCGAGCGGCGATTAGCAGAGCTAGATCTCATTAGTGAAATACGTGAATGGACAACAGCCAGATTGGAGgcttatcgacaaagaatgaggcaaTATTACAATAGAAGAGTGATTCCTCAGTTCTTTGGGGAAGGagacctggtctggaagcaaGTCAGTACTAATCATTTAAAAGGAGCAAAAGTATCGTCCGGAATCTCTTTGAGGATCCGGTTATGA